AATCGCTGTCGAACAAGGGATCTTGGCCCAGGGAATCCGTGAGACATTTCGAGGCGCCGCCTGGTCGCACGATTGCCGGGAATGGGTCTACTTCGATTGTTTCATCGATACCGCGGCGGTTCGCAGTCGGCATGATTTGGCGCCGTGCGTACACGATCATGCGCACCGCGGCACTCACGATGGCCAGGAACGCGGTCTCGTTTGCGCAAAGTGTCACGATGCGATTATGGGCAGCTATGACCCGGCCCCCCACAGGAAGACATATCGCGGTTGACGTTCTAAAGGATCGACCGGAAATGACGCCTGCCTTGCGATATTCGTGATTGCCGGGCGTGGCGGACGACCTAGCGCACCGCTAACATAGGCGGGCTGTCAGCAGCCCAGGCGGCGAGCACCCGACGACAGCCCCCATTCCTTCTGGATCGCGCGCGATGGACCAGCCCGACCGTCACGATGCGGCTGCGCATGCCGATGTCGGCGTTGCCGCTGGCGATATTGCCGATCCGCCGAAGAATCTCTGGGCTGCATTCCGCAAGATCGGTCCGGGCATCATCTTGGCCGGCAGTATCATCGGGTCCGGCGAGTTGTTGTTGACGACGGCGCTGGGTGCCAAGTACGGCTTTGTCTTCCTGTGGCTGATTCTGTTCAGCTGCGTGATCAAAGTATTCGTCCAGATCGAGCTGGGGCGCTACTCACTCTCTTCCGGTCTGCCGACGCTGACGGCACTCGACGAATTGCCCGGACCAAGACTGGGCGCGCACTGGCTAGTGTGGTGGTGGTTCATCATGCTGATGATTACCGTATTTCAATTGGGCGCAATGGTTGGCGGCGTCGGGCAGGCGATGAACCTGGCCTTTCCGAAGGTTGCAGAACGTCTGGCTAGCGGATGTGAGTCGTGGGGCCCGCAACTGGCAGAGACGATTCGCGACAAGCCCGAGCATCCTTGGGCTGTACTGACGGCGCTGGCCGCGGTGGTATTGCTTTTGAGCGGCGGATATCGCCGTATCGAACGCATTACTACGATCCTGGTAGCCTCGGTGACTCTGGTCACCGTAGGGTGCGTGGCTGCGCTGCCCGGGATGGGCTACCCCGTGGGGCTGGACGACATTCGCGAAGGCTTTTCATTGAATATCCTGGCGCTGCCGGCCGTGGCGATTGCGGCCGCCTTTGGCACGTTTGGCATAACTGGCGTGGGGGCGGCCGAGCTATATGCCTATCCCTATTGGTGCTTGGAGAAAGGCTACGCGCGCTTTACCGGACCGCGTTCACCTTCGCCGGATTGGGCCGCGCGTGCTCATGGTTGGATGCGCGTGATGTACCTCGATGCCTGGTTCAGCATGGTGGTCTTCACCGTGGCGACCGTATCGTTTTACATTCTCGGTGCGACGGTGCTGCACCGTCAGGGGCTGTACCCTGAAAAGTCGAAGATGATCGAGACACTTTCCGAAATGTACGTGCCGACGTTTGGCCCGTGGACGAAGATCGTATTTCTGATTGGCGTATGGGCGGTGCTATTCAAAACGCTGTACGTGGCCTCGGCATCCAATAGCCGTTTGACGGCCGACTTTCTCGGATTGAGTCACCTAGTCAAGTACCGTGATGATGGCGACCGCGCCAAATGGATTCGACGCTGCTGCATCTTTTATCCGCTATTGGCATTGCTGTTGTACCTGTGGTGGGCCGACCCAAAGGCGATGGTTATTTTGGGCGGATTCGTGCAGGCCGCGACATTGCCGATTATTTCCGGCGCCACAATTTACTTGCGCTATCGCCGTACCGATCCCCGGCTGGCGCCGTCGCGACTCTCCGACGCCTGCCTGTGGTTTGCTTTCCTCACGATCACCGCGGTGGCGCTGTATGCGATACCCCATTGGGTCGTCAACGACTTGTGGCCCGCAGTCAACACCTGGTTTTCACCGGCGACGAGTGGCATTTCCTCGTAGCTGACAATGGTAGAAACTGTGCGGCCGCGCCGGGTGAAACCTTTCGCACCATAGTGCCGACGCGGGGTCTACCGTAATTCGGGGATGCTTGCTTGGTTGCAGAAGGGGGCCAAAAGCGCATCCGCGACCGTAATGCGAGCACGATTCCTCAATGGGCACCGGTAGCCAAACGGCCGCCGAATAGCGACAATAGGAGTCCGCGCCTGCTTGCTCAAGCGGGCTCGATCCAAGGCCACGTTCGACGTTTTTGGGAGATTTCGCGTGATGGTTTCCTCCTCCGAGAATCGCACTAGCCCATCGTGCGACATCGTGATCCGCAATGGCCAGGTGTTCGACGGCGCGAACTCGCCGGCGGTGACGGCCGACGTGGCGATTCACCACGGCAAGGTCCAATCGGTTGGCCCCCAATTGCCACAACAGGGAACGAAAGAAATCGATGCACGCGGGCAATGGGTGATGCCCGGCATGCTTGATATTCACACGCACTACGATGCCGAAGTCGAGGCGATGCCGGGTTTGGAAGAGTCCGTCCGCCACGGCGTGACGACGGTGGTGATGGGCAACTGCTCGCTGTCGGCGGCGCTTGGCGAGAAGAAGGACATTCTAGACCTCTTTTGCCGTGTGGAGAGTCTGCCGCGCGATGTCATGTCGCGCTGGCTCGGCGACACGATTCCCTGGCACGGTGTCCGCGAGTATTACGCGCATCTAGACCAACTGCCGCTAGGTCCGAACGTGGCTTCGCTGCTGGGGCATTCCAACGTTCGCGCACATGTTATGGGGATGGACCGCAGCTTGCGGGTTGCCAAGGCCGAACCGGACGAAGTCCGGAAGATGCAGCGCCTGGTCGAAGATGCGCTCGACGAAGGCTATCTGGGCCTGTCGATCGACATGTTGCCTTGGCACCGGCTGGATGGCGATCCGTTTCGTGGCATCTCGGTCCCCTCGCAACATGCGCATCCGAACGAGTATCGCAGCCTGGCTGCGCCGGTTCGCGATCGTGACCGCGTCCTGCAGGCAACGCCCAATGCACTTACGAAGAGCACCGTGGCCACGTTGGCCATGCTCAGCTCGGGTATCGGACGCAAGCCGCTTCGTACCACGATCGTGGCGGCGATGGATATCAAGACCGATCGCAGAGTGTACAAAATCGCCACCACGATCGGCGCCGTGTTCAACAAGTTGCTCCGCGCCAATATTCGCTGGCAGGCATTGGCAGAGCCTTTCTTGAACTATTGCGACGGCGTCCATACGCCGCTGTTCGAGGAATTTCCGACCGGAGTCGCGGCCATCAGCTCGACCGGTGACGACCGTAAGCAGATGTTTGCCGACCCGAAGTTTCGCCAGGCGTTTCGTCGTGAGTGGGAAGATACCCGCACGCGGATTTTTCATCGCGATTTGAACGACATGTGGGTTGTGTCATCGCCGGTGGCCGGCCAGGCGGGAAAATCGTTCGGTGAGCTGGCAAGCGCTCTTGGCGTCGACCCGCTTGAGTACTTCATGGACTTGCTGGCCGAACACGATTCGGCAATTCGTTGGAAGACGGTGGTCACGAACGATCGAGCCGCGCCAAGACAATATATATTCGCCCACGACACGACGCTGCCTGGCTTCAACGATTCGGGCGCCCATGCCCGCAATATGGCGTTTCAGGATGGCGGACTGCAGATGCTCCAGCAGGTATTGCTCAATCCGCAGCTGATGCCGATTGAGAAGGCGATCCACAAGCTGACGGGGCAATCGGCGCAGTGGCTGGGTCTAGACGCGGGCCTGTTAAAGGCGGGCGCGCGAGCGGATATTGCCGTCGTCGATCCGGAGAAGCTGCGTACCGGTCTCGGCCCGCCGATCGAGCAGTATGACGAGCGACTGCACGGCGCCATGCGAATGGTCAAACGGTCTGACGGCGTCGTGCGGCAGGTACTGGTCGGCGGCCGTGTCGCGTTCGACAACGCGCAATTTGTGCCGGAGTTCGGCCGCGAACGCTTCGGCCGCCTGCTGCGCTCGCAGCGCTAGCCTGTAAGGACAACGATCTCTGCAAGCAAATCGCGGTGCCGACACTTGCGCCGCACTCACAGCTTCAGATAAATCTTGTTCTTCTCGAGATGCCGCACGAATAGATAGACGATGCCGAAGTACAGCAGGAAACCTGCCGCCACGTACCAGTGCGGAGCGTCTTTGGGAATGAACGGCGCGACGGAATCGCCCACGACATTGTGCAAGATATAGGCAATCAGCGCGTTCGATCCGAACGTGCGAAACAGCCCTAGCTGCAATCCCCCTATGTCACACGCGATGTAAAAGATGGCGTAGACGGCCAGGGCCAACCCGGCCGCGAACGTGTGATACGAAGGGGTTGCCGCCCGCTGGCTCATCATCCAGTAGTTGTGCTTGCGCTGTTCGGGCGGGGGTGGTGCCACAAACGGCGGCTCGGCCCATTGGAACGACCAGCGCGAGATCCGTTCCCTGTCGGGGATGACCGGGTCGGTTGCTGTCCTCGCTTCATCATTTGTCACGACCTGGTCCTCAGGCACGTCGTACAACGTGGTGCAGCACGACAGCAAATAGCCGATGCCCATCAGCACGATCGACCAGGCGAACATGCGTCCTATCCGCGCACGACCGTCGGCCGCGGTGACGGCATCGCAGGCCATTGTTCCGACCAAGGTCGGGATCGACCACGTCAAAAATCCTAGCGGACCGCCGTCTACACCCGCGTGATATACCCATTCGAAATAAAACAGATGCGAGAGCACTAGTTGCAGCACCGCCGAAGCGATCATGTAGGCCACGCGAATGCTCGCCCGGGCGCGAATCACCGGCAGAATCCACAACGAGGTGATGGCGATGTGCATCAGCGGGCCGCCGAACCATTCGCGCGTGAAACAAAAGCGTAACACGTCCCACGGACCGCGTTCGACGAGCGCTTGCCAGGTCGCTGCCGGCGGTCGCACATGTTCGATTACGATGGCCACCAGGGCCAGCCCCAGAAACCGGCGCACGACCCGTCCGTACGCCGGGATCAACCCTTCGGTGGTTTCTCGTCGTCCGAATGTCAGCCGAAAGGCGAATCCGACCGCAAAGAAGAATTGCGGCATGATCGTGTCGGCATAGCTGCAAAACGTGTTGTGGTGCTTCAGTAGCGTGGGCGTAACGTAAAACGCCCCCAGAAAGTTCACCAGGATCATGCCGGCGACGGTGTAGCCTCGAAATTGATCGAGCGATACCAGGCGGACTTTTTCTTTGGGTGGCGGGATGGTTGACATCGGTCAGCGTCTTTTCAAAGCGACTGGCGCCGCTGGTTCTGGGGGAGGGCAGGGGAGCGATCGGCGGGGTTACACAACGTATGTCACAGGGCGATGATTGTCTATCTGCTTTGTGGCTACCGAGGTCGCCTTTCGCGACCCGGCGCTTTCATCCCGCGCCGGTCGTCGTTTGTTCCTCGGGCGGCTTGCCATCCTTCCACGGCCCGGCCAGCTTCATGTACTCTGGCGGACGCAGCAGGCTGCCATAATCGCCCCCTTTCCAACCTGGCAGGTGGTGGGGGTGGGCCCGCTCCTTTGACATTTTTTCCCACCCTGCGGCCCAACTTTCGTCGGCCAGGGTTTCACGCTTCGCCTGCGGATCGAAGAAGAACGCCTTTCCCTCGCGGTAGCTACGCGCGCCAAGATTGACCGTTACGATCGCAGCCGCACCCAGGTCGGGCGGGTTGTTGCACAGGCTCGGCTTTTCGGCGGCTACGGCCTCGAGAAAGTTCTTGAAATGTGCATAGGTCGAATCGCCGGCGGTCCCGACTTCGATCCGCTCTTTTTCGAGCTTGCTGTCCCGGGTGACTTGGGGTCGCTCGGGAATGAAATCGAAACCGGTGAAGTTTTCGCCGTTACCGAACACGAACGAGCCGAAGTGCCCGCGAATGACTTGCTGGATGGGCGTCTCGGCACTGCACATCGTGGCCGTGATAATCGCTTGGGCGCCTTCGTTGTAGTCGGCCACGACCGTGGCCACGTCGGGCACGTCACGGCCATCGTATTCCAGAAAGATCCCACCAGCGCCCACCACGCGACCCGGATAGCGCAGTCCAGTCGCCTTCAGCATCGCGGTCGTGCGGTGTACGAACAGGTCGGTATACATGCCGGCGCCAAACGGCCAATAGCAGCGCCATTGGGCGTACAAGGCCCGATCGAAGGGAATGTCAGGCGCTAGTCCTTCGTCGACTCCCAAAAAGCGGCGCCAATTAATCGTCTGCGGTGACATTTCCTTGGTCAGCGAGTAGTAACGCCACTGGCCCACTTCCGAATTGCGGAAGAACTCGGTTTGAAACTGCAAGACCTTGCCGAGCTTGCCTGCGTCGATCAGTTCGCGGCAGCGGTCCCAGATGGGCAGGCTGGTCGATTGCACGCCGACCTGCATCACCCGGCCAGTGGATTTCCACGTATCGACGACGTCCATCGCTTCTTGGATGGTGTGCGTCATCGGCTTTTCGCAATACACGTGCTTGCCGGCCCGCATGGCATCGATCGACTGTTTGGCATGCCAATGGTCGGGCGTGGCGATGCAGACGGCATCGACATCCTTGTCGGCCAGCATGTCGCGATAGTCTTCGTATTTCTTGGGCGCGGCGCCGGTCTCTTTCTCGATAAAGTTGGCGGCGCGGTCCTGATTGCGGGTGAATACGTCTGAGACGGCGACAAAATCGATGTTCATCCCATCCTTGCGCAACTTGGCCAGCGTCTTCATATGCGCGCCGAAACCGCGACCACCAGGACCGATAAATCCCAAGCGGATCCGCTCGCTCGCGCCACCGGCACGTGCTGCCGTGGGCGAAGTGGCGACAGCCGTGGCTGCCGCGGCAACAGCCGCCGTCGTGGCGCTGGTTTTCAAGAAGTCGCGGCGCGAAACATCGGCCCGCGTCGTCTGTTCGGCGTTGATTTCCATGGAATCGTGCTCCCGAGTCAGAAGATGGCTGGAATGCCACAACGAATAATCGTGGTCCGTGGAACGCAGGGCAACGGGGAGGCCGGTCGATCGAGCAATGTTTCTATCGACTCCTTGGCAGCCGGCAATATTCTATCTGGCCGCGAGCGCTGTTGCACGCAGCGCCTGTCTTCGTTCAGAGCAGCTACGATTTCCTCGTTGAGCTCTGCACGGATCGCAGCATGGCCCGCTGGGAATCGGCCGCGAAACGTCGCTGCAGCCGCCGTACTAAAGGCAATCCGGCCCAGCCGTACCACCCACCTGGACGTGATGCGGCCACGACCTCGTACCAGATTCGATTATCACTGTCGCGTCGAATCCAAAATCGCTCCTCGCCTCGTTCGGCATGCTCTCGAAGCGTTCCATAAGCAAACCCAAATTCCAGCTTCCCGTCGTCAAGCTCGTGAACGTAAACGATGCGTGCCGCGTTCAGCCACCACAACCCGCATGCGCGAATCAGCACGCCGACTGCATTGCCCACCGCGAACGATGTGGCGGTGGGGTAGGGCTCGACCCAGCCGAGACGAAACATTTCCCAACGAGACAACGCCGCGCATGCAGCCGTGAATACTTCATCGCCCCGTCCAAGCAGGATGCGGTACCGATCGACAAAATACCGTCTTGGCGGATCGCCACGCGTGCAGCCGGCATCTTCGTAAGACAGTACCGCATGAGGCTGACGTGCCAGGAACCGTTTGATCGTCTCAGGAGATGGGCGACGCAAACTCAACATGTTGCAAAAGTGGTCCGATTCTGTGGGTTACTTTTCGAGACTGCTATCAGACCGCATTTGACGGCAATTTCTAACGTCCGCTGACGTATTAATGCCTCGCGGTTGATCCACCTTAGTCGCGGCTCAACTGCACTGGTGACGTTTCGGCAGTTTCGCTATCCTGCCCACCCCTATCGGTCTGGCCCGCGGTTCGCGCGAGCCATTCTTCGATTATTACCGCCACCGCCCAGGGAGGGGTCCGTGTCGCGAAAATTCTCACTGCTCGTGGTCATGGTCGGGATTGTGGCGGGCAGCGGCTGGTTCCTCAAGAATTTCGAAGTCCACGGCCTCGATCAGGTTCATGTCACGCGCCGCGGCGCTCCGATCGAGACGGTCGGCAGCACACCGGAGGCGCCGACGACGGCCGTCGTCCAGCGCAGTGGCGGGACGATACGCATCGCATCGTTCAATATCCAGGTCTTCGGCGAAAGCAAGCTCGCCAAGCCCGAGGTGATGCGCGTGCTGGCCGAAGTAGTGCGCCGTTTCGATGTCGTGGCCGTACAAGAGATTCGTGCCACGACGCAAGACATCATGCCGCGGTTCCTGCAACAGATCAATGCCGAGGGGGCCAGCTACGATTTTGTCATCGGGCCGCGGCTGGGTCGCACCTCGAGCAAAGAGCAATATGCCTTCATCTATAACCGTGCCAGCATCGAGCTGGCCCCCGGCAGCATGTACACGGTTGACGATCCCGACGATCGGTTGCACCGCGAGCCGCTAGTGGCTGGCTTTGTCGTTCGCGGTCCTCCCGCGGCGCAGGCATTTACATTTACGCTCATCGACATTCACACAGATCCCGACGAAGTCCCCCAAGAGATGAACGCGCTCGACGACGTGTTTCGCGCCGTCCGCGACGACGGGCGACACGAAGACGACATCATCCTGCTCGGCGACCTGAATACCGATGACGCCCATCTCGGCGAATTAGGGCAGATGCCGTACTTGGTCGCATCGATCTCGAAAACCCCCTCGAACACGCGGGGGACGAAATTGTACGACAATATCATCTTCGATCGTCGTGCTACCACGGAATTCACGGGCCGTTCGGGCGTGCTCAACTTGATCCGCGAGTATCAATTGTCGATGCACGATGCGCTGGAAGTTTCGGATCACTTTCCGGTGTGGGCCGAGTTCAGCATCTACGAAGGGGGCCAGTCGGGCGCTGTGGCCAGCGCGCCGGGCGACGCGCGCAAGTAGCCCAGCGAACGGCATCGCACGCTCGGCGATGTCAGCAGAGCGTCAGCGTGAGCCGGTTCATCCAACATCCGTCATTTTGCAATTCGCGTTGATCCTACCTCTTGAAATCAGGCCAGCCGCTTCGCTAGGATTGGCTCACACGTAAGCGGTATCGGCAGAGCCTGAGCGACAACGTCAGGTATCTATAAGAGCCCGCCTCCGGAATCGTTCCGGAGGCGGGCTTTTTTTGTTGGTCGCGCCGCATGGCAATTGGAACAGAGTGTTTCCGCGCGCATGGCTGAATACTTTGCACCCGACCTTGGCAACCTGACTGCGACGGCCATCCTCGGATGGTACGCCTGGCATAACGCCACGCGGACGATCCCCGAGCTTTTGACCGCATTTCGTCAAGAACTTGCAACCACCCGCAGCGAGAGCCGCGAAGAGCGCGAGACGCTGCGTGACGAGTTAAACGCTGAGCGCATTGAACGTCATTCCGACCATATGGCGATTGTCGAAGCGCTGCACGAACTGGCTGAACGACTGCGAAAGTCCGAACACGCACCGCCGGCGTCAACAGGACGCAAGTCGACGTAACAACTGCCCAACGCACTCGACTTCGACACGTTGACAACATCGCTGCCTAACATTCGACCGCATCACTCATTTCTCAAGGAGACGGATCATGAACAACGCTGCGCAGATGCAAGCCGCTGGCGTCAATCTGACCCTGGTCGCGTGGCTCGCGCGTCATGCCAAAGACGTACCAACGATCCTGGCAGACGCCGAGAATGTCGTTTCAGCCGCTACGATCAGTGACAAGTGGACGGCACTCAAAGAGTTGGGCGACATCGTCGTTGCCGATCTTGCAGATTTCCCAGGATTCACCCAGCCGGTCAATCCCGCGCCGATCAATCCGCCTACTCCAACTCCGCCGTCGCCCGTTGGTCCTGTTACCCAGCTGCCCGCGGTCACCGTTGCGGAAGTCGATGCGGCGCTCGGCGTGATCGGCGACGGACACATCATCAATGCCATTGTCTCGCTGGTCACGAACCCGCAGTTTCTGGCCTTGCTGGAGCTGATTCTCAAATTGGCCGGTGTATCGATTGCGTAACGGAGAGATACGCGGACCGGGCGGTGCGTGTCATTTCGCGAAACAAGTTTTGATTATCGGTGCATCCATGATCCAAAGTTCCCGAAAGCTCGGAAAGTTGCCGCCGCGATACGATCGGCGGACCTTGCGATTTGCTCGCTACGTGCTCCCCTCGTCGTTGCCTCCGCTGCCGCAGTGGGTTCGTTGGAGCCAGAACGCCACGCAGCCTTGGGGAATGATGCTCAACGATCGTCTCGGCGATTGCACGTGTGCCGGCGCGGGGCACGCCATTCAAACTTGGACTGCCAATCACGGCAACGAGGTCACGCTCGCCGATAGCGACATATTAAGTGCCTACTCGGCGATCTCGGGTTACGATCCGGCCACCGGTGCCAACGACAATGGCGCCGTCGAGCTGGATGTGTTGAATTATTGGCGTAACACGGGCGTTGGCGGCCATCGCATCGACGCGTTCGTTTCGTTGCAACCGCAGGACCAGCGCGAAGTGCAGGAGGCGATCTACCTGTTCGGCGGAGTTTACATTGGACTGGCGCTGCCCGCGGCAATCGAAGGGCAATCGATCTGGAAGGCTCCGCATTTTCATTTCGATTTTGGTCACCCCGCCTGGCAGCCGGGAAGCTGGGGAGGTCATGCCGTCTTCTGCATCGATTTCGACGCACAGTACGTGACGTGCGTGACCTGGGGCGCGCTGTTGAAGATGGACTGGGCTTTCTTCACCACCTACTGCGACGAAGCCTACGGCATCATCTCGCCCGAGTGGGTCAACGACACCACCAAGGCGCCTAACGGGTTCGATATGTCTTCGTTGAACCAGGATCTGCAAGCCTTGGGCGCGTAGACCAAAGATGCGCTTCGAGGTGGATGATCCTCCAGCCAAATTGTCCTCAAGCAAAAGTACCATCATGCGCAGAGAAACCAAAGGATTGACGAAGCTGTGGGCATTGGGTGTCCTCTTCGTCGCTCATCATTCGTTGTCGCTAATGGTATTCGCGGCTGCGGCCTTGGCCGAAAGCCCCCCGGCTGCGGCGGCCCGCGCAGCGCTGGCCGACTTGCGAACGCAGCCGGTCGCGCGCCGTAACGGATTGCGTTACCTGACAATAAATAGCGACCAGGAAGAAACGGCGATCGCATACGTGTTGAACGCGGTCAGTCGCTCGCGCTTGGTGGTTCGTCCCGAGTTAGCCGGGCCTGGCTTGCTACGAATCGATCTCGTCCACTACGCGAATCCGCGCGAGTCAGGTTCATTTGCAGAATTGAGGGCCGCCTGGGAGAAACTCGTCACGATTGATCCGTATTTTCATCTTCGCAGTCAGGTGGTTGTGCCTCTGGCCGCGGACCGCGAACAAACTAAAGAGCAAAGTCTTCGGCAGCACGCAACCAAGCGCGCCGCGGCGTCGGTCTCAACCGGCAGCGCTTCGGTCACAACGGTTACCATTGACGGAGGCTGGATCCCGCCGGACGTGGCAGCCGAGTTGAAAGTTTTGGCGGTGTCCGCTGGCCCGGTGCTGCGCGGAGATTTTTTCGTCGCCCATGCAGCGACGGCGCCTCTGTACTACGATTTCGCTGGCATACCGGGTACTGAAGCAGAGCTTCTCAAGCGGCTGGGGATCGACCGGGGAGTCATCGACAAATTGTCGGCCGACACCGCGGCCAACCTGCTGGTATCGCGCGTGACGAGCAAGCCGCGAAGGATTGTGCGGCTGCCCGGCGCCCTGGGCGGAGTGTGGTATACGCGGGATGTGGCAGTCGAAACGCCCGACCGCGATCCGGTTCGCACTCCGATCAACTACGCCGGTAGCGCTGGCAGACAATCGCTGCGCTTCGACGCGTCGGAATGGTTCGCCCAAAAGGAAAACGGCT
The Pirellulales bacterium DNA segment above includes these coding regions:
- a CDS encoding amidohydrolase family protein → MVSSSENRTSPSCDIVIRNGQVFDGANSPAVTADVAIHHGKVQSVGPQLPQQGTKEIDARGQWVMPGMLDIHTHYDAEVEAMPGLEESVRHGVTTVVMGNCSLSAALGEKKDILDLFCRVESLPRDVMSRWLGDTIPWHGVREYYAHLDQLPLGPNVASLLGHSNVRAHVMGMDRSLRVAKAEPDEVRKMQRLVEDALDEGYLGLSIDMLPWHRLDGDPFRGISVPSQHAHPNEYRSLAAPVRDRDRVLQATPNALTKSTVATLAMLSSGIGRKPLRTTIVAAMDIKTDRRVYKIATTIGAVFNKLLRANIRWQALAEPFLNYCDGVHTPLFEEFPTGVAAISSTGDDRKQMFADPKFRQAFRREWEDTRTRIFHRDLNDMWVVSSPVAGQAGKSFGELASALGVDPLEYFMDLLAEHDSAIRWKTVVTNDRAAPRQYIFAHDTTLPGFNDSGAHARNMAFQDGGLQMLQQVLLNPQLMPIEKAIHKLTGQSAQWLGLDAGLLKAGARADIAVVDPEKLRTGLGPPIEQYDERLHGAMRMVKRSDGVVRQVLVGGRVAFDNAQFVPEFGRERFGRLLRSQR
- a CDS encoding heparan-alpha-glucosaminide N-acetyltransferase domain-containing protein, coding for MSTIPPPKEKVRLVSLDQFRGYTVAGMILVNFLGAFYVTPTLLKHHNTFCSYADTIMPQFFFAVGFAFRLTFGRRETTEGLIPAYGRVVRRFLGLALVAIVIEHVRPPAATWQALVERGPWDVLRFCFTREWFGGPLMHIAITSLWILPVIRARASIRVAYMIASAVLQLVLSHLFYFEWVYHAGVDGGPLGFLTWSIPTLVGTMACDAVTAADGRARIGRMFAWSIVLMGIGYLLSCCTTLYDVPEDQVVTNDEARTATDPVIPDRERISRWSFQWAEPPFVAPPPPEQRKHNYWMMSQRAATPSYHTFAAGLALAVYAIFYIACDIGGLQLGLFRTFGSNALIAYILHNVVGDSVAPFIPKDAPHWYVAAGFLLYFGIVYLFVRHLEKNKIYLKL
- a CDS encoding Gfo/Idh/MocA family oxidoreductase, whose protein sequence is MEINAEQTTRADVSRRDFLKTSATTAAVAAAATAVATSPTAARAGGASERIRLGFIGPGGRGFGAHMKTLAKLRKDGMNIDFVAVSDVFTRNQDRAANFIEKETGAAPKKYEDYRDMLADKDVDAVCIATPDHWHAKQSIDAMRAGKHVYCEKPMTHTIQEAMDVVDTWKSTGRVMQVGVQSTSLPIWDRCRELIDAGKLGKVLQFQTEFFRNSEVGQWRYYSLTKEMSPQTINWRRFLGVDEGLAPDIPFDRALYAQWRCYWPFGAGMYTDLFVHRTTAMLKATGLRYPGRVVGAGGIFLEYDGRDVPDVATVVADYNEGAQAIITATMCSAETPIQQVIRGHFGSFVFGNGENFTGFDFIPERPQVTRDSKLEKERIEVGTAGDSTYAHFKNFLEAVAAEKPSLCNNPPDLGAAAIVTVNLGARSYREGKAFFFDPQAKRETLADESWAAGWEKMSKERAHPHHLPGWKGGDYGSLLRPPEYMKLAGPWKDGKPPEEQTTTGAG
- a CDS encoding DUF1990 domain-containing protein; translated protein: MLSLRRPSPETIKRFLARQPHAVLSYEDAGCTRGDPPRRYFVDRYRILLGRGDEVFTAACAALSRWEMFRLGWVEPYPTATSFAVGNAVGVLIRACGLWWLNAARIVYVHELDDGKLEFGFAYGTLREHAERGEERFWIRRDSDNRIWYEVVAASRPGGWYGWAGLPLVRRLQRRFAADSQRAMLRSVQSSTRKS
- a CDS encoding Nramp family divalent metal transporter; the encoded protein is MDQPDRHDAAAHADVGVAAGDIADPPKNLWAAFRKIGPGIILAGSIIGSGELLLTTALGAKYGFVFLWLILFSCVIKVFVQIELGRYSLSSGLPTLTALDELPGPRLGAHWLVWWWFIMLMITVFQLGAMVGGVGQAMNLAFPKVAERLASGCESWGPQLAETIRDKPEHPWAVLTALAAVVLLLSGGYRRIERITTILVASVTLVTVGCVAALPGMGYPVGLDDIREGFSLNILALPAVAIAAAFGTFGITGVGAAELYAYPYWCLEKGYARFTGPRSPSPDWAARAHGWMRVMYLDAWFSMVVFTVATVSFYILGATVLHRQGLYPEKSKMIETLSEMYVPTFGPWTKIVFLIGVWAVLFKTLYVASASNSRLTADFLGLSHLVKYRDDGDRAKWIRRCCIFYPLLALLLYLWWADPKAMVILGGFVQAATLPIISGATIYLRYRRTDPRLAPSRLSDACLWFAFLTITAVALYAIPHWVVNDLWPAVNTWFSPATSGISS
- a CDS encoding endonuclease/exonuclease/phosphatase family protein, whose protein sequence is MSRKFSLLVVMVGIVAGSGWFLKNFEVHGLDQVHVTRRGAPIETVGSTPEAPTTAVVQRSGGTIRIASFNIQVFGESKLAKPEVMRVLAEVVRRFDVVAVQEIRATTQDIMPRFLQQINAEGASYDFVIGPRLGRTSSKEQYAFIYNRASIELAPGSMYTVDDPDDRLHREPLVAGFVVRGPPAAQAFTFTLIDIHTDPDEVPQEMNALDDVFRAVRDDGRHEDDIILLGDLNTDDAHLGELGQMPYLVASISKTPSNTRGTKLYDNIIFDRRATTEFTGRSGVLNLIREYQLSMHDALEVSDHFPVWAEFSIYEGGQSGAVASAPGDARK